A single genomic interval of Petroclostridium xylanilyticum harbors:
- a CDS encoding replication-associated recombination protein A, with the protein MTQPLADRIRPTALEDVVGQEHLLGKGKILNRILSSGQVPNMIFYGPPGTGKTTVANIAAHLSNKKLYKLNATNASVSDIKNIIEDLDSLIAINGVLLYLDEIQNFNKKQQQSLLEFMENGKITLIASTTENPYFYIYNAILSRATVFEFKLLEKKDIIIALKRAIEIVKQDLKDKFISYDERAIDHIAEVSNGDLRKAINAVELAVYCAQADSKDTVHVNMDIAQECTQKKASNYDKSGDSHYDILSAFQKSIRGSDPDASLHYLARLISAGDMFSICRRLLVIASEDIGLAYPTAVTIVKSCVDAALQLGLPEARIPLAQAVLVLATAPKSNSVITAIDAALRDVETKNIGDIPPHLKDAHYGGAAKLGRGINYKYPHNYENNYVEQQYLPDSLINAVYYVPGKNKMEDQIAQYRKIMKNK; encoded by the coding sequence ATGACACAACCCCTGGCAGATAGAATAAGACCTACTGCTCTTGAAGATGTTGTAGGACAGGAACATTTGTTAGGAAAAGGAAAGATTTTAAATAGAATTTTATCATCCGGACAGGTACCCAATATGATATTTTACGGGCCTCCAGGCACCGGAAAAACAACAGTTGCCAATATAGCGGCTCATTTATCCAACAAAAAATTGTATAAACTTAATGCTACAAATGCTTCTGTAAGTGATATCAAGAATATTATAGAAGACCTGGACAGCCTGATTGCCATAAATGGAGTACTGTTGTATCTGGATGAAATACAGAACTTTAACAAGAAGCAGCAGCAGTCGCTATTAGAATTTATGGAAAACGGCAAGATTACTCTTATCGCGAGTACAACCGAAAACCCATACTTTTATATCTATAATGCTATCTTAAGCAGGGCCACGGTATTTGAATTTAAATTGCTTGAAAAAAAAGACATTATTATCGCATTAAAGCGGGCAATTGAAATTGTAAAACAGGACTTGAAAGATAAATTTATAAGTTATGATGAGAGAGCCATTGACCATATCGCTGAAGTTAGCAATGGGGATTTAAGAAAAGCCATTAATGCTGTTGAACTTGCTGTTTATTGTGCGCAAGCCGATAGTAAGGATACAGTACATGTTAACATGGATATTGCACAGGAATGTACACAAAAAAAAGCTTCCAATTATGATAAATCCGGAGACAGCCACTATGATATCCTGAGTGCTTTTCAGAAATCCATCAGAGGAAGTGACCCGGATGCGTCCCTTCATTATCTTGCAAGACTGATATCGGCAGGGGATATGTTTTCCATTTGCAGAAGATTGCTGGTAATTGCATCAGAGGATATCGGACTGGCGTATCCTACTGCTGTTACAATCGTTAAAAGCTGTGTAGATGCGGCGCTGCAATTGGGACTGCCGGAGGCGAGAATACCACTGGCGCAGGCTGTGCTGGTACTGGCTACCGCACCCAAATCCAATTCTGTAATCACAGCCATAGATGCAGCGCTGAGGGATGTAGAGACAAAAAATATCGGAGACATTCCTCCGCATCTTAAAGATGCCCATTATGGAGGCGCTGCAAAATTAGGCAGGGGCATAAACTATAAATATCCGCATAATTACGAGAATAATTATGTGGAACAGCAATATTTACCTGATAGTCTAATAAATGCTGTTTATTATGTACCGGGCAAAAACAAAATGGAAGACCAGATAGCACAGTATCGTAAAATTATGAAAAACAAATAA
- the glyA gene encoding serine hydroxymethyltransferase, translating to MYSTQEVKKIDPEVAEAIELEVNRQRNKIELIASENFVSPAVMEAMGTPLTNKYAEGYPGKRYYGGCEYVDIVERLAIERAKAIFGADHANVQPHSGAQANTAVYFSVLKPGDTILGMNLAHGGHLTHGSPVNISGTYYKIVPYGVDEKTQTINYDEVRRLAKETRPKLIVAGASAYPRTIDFAAFSEIANEVGAYLMVDMAHIAGLVAAGLHPNPVPYAHFVTTTTHKTLRGPRGGMILCKEEFAKAVDKAVFPGIQGGPLMHVIAAKAVCFKEALSEDFKNYQKQIVKNASALSQALINEGFNLVSGGTDNHLMLIDLQNMNVTGKVAEKMLDEVGITVNKNAIPFDPQSPFITSGIRIGTPAVTSRGMKEKDMAEIAKLIKLTITEFDSKKEEVMGRVKALCEKYPLY from the coding sequence ATGTATAGTACACAAGAAGTAAAAAAAATTGATCCAGAAGTCGCAGAAGCCATAGAATTGGAAGTGAACCGGCAAAGGAATAAAATTGAACTTATTGCTTCAGAAAATTTTGTTAGTCCTGCAGTGATGGAAGCGATGGGAACACCGCTAACGAATAAATATGCAGAAGGCTACCCGGGTAAAAGATACTACGGCGGTTGTGAATATGTTGATATTGTAGAAAGATTAGCTATAGAAAGGGCCAAGGCTATTTTTGGAGCAGACCATGCCAATGTCCAGCCTCACTCCGGTGCCCAGGCAAATACGGCAGTTTATTTTTCCGTTTTAAAACCGGGGGATACTATTTTAGGAATGAATCTTGCCCATGGCGGCCATCTGACCCATGGAAGTCCGGTAAACATTTCCGGTACATACTATAAAATTGTGCCTTATGGAGTAGATGAGAAGACACAAACCATTAATTATGATGAAGTAAGGAGACTGGCAAAAGAAACCCGGCCTAAACTTATTGTTGCCGGTGCCAGTGCATACCCCAGGACGATTGATTTTGCAGCTTTTAGTGAAATTGCAAACGAAGTTGGGGCTTATCTTATGGTTGATATGGCACATATAGCAGGCCTGGTAGCAGCGGGACTCCATCCCAATCCTGTGCCTTATGCTCATTTTGTAACAACAACTACCCATAAAACTCTGAGAGGGCCAAGAGGCGGAATGATCCTATGTAAAGAAGAGTTCGCCAAAGCTGTTGATAAAGCGGTATTCCCCGGTATCCAGGGTGGTCCGTTGATGCATGTTATTGCTGCCAAAGCCGTTTGCTTTAAAGAGGCACTAAGTGAAGACTTTAAAAACTATCAGAAACAAATTGTCAAAAATGCTTCCGCACTATCTCAGGCTTTGATTAATGAAGGCTTTAACCTTGTTTCAGGCGGAACGGATAATCATTTAATGCTGATTGATTTGCAAAATATGAATGTCACCGGAAAAGTTGCTGAAAAAATGCTGGATGAAGTAGGGATTACCGTTAATAAAAATGCAATTCCTTTTGACCCTCAAAGCCCATTTATTACAAGCGGTATCAGGATAGGTACTCCCGCCGTTACATCCCGGGGAATGAAAGAAAAGGATATGGCTGAAATTGCAAAATTGATTAAACTAACCATTACGGAATTCGACAGCAAGAAGGAAGAAGTGATGGGAAGGGTAAAGGCTCTATGTGAAAAATATCCATTGTACTGA
- a CDS encoding threonine/serine exporter family protein yields MIYEMDDKDIIRLVILAGQIMLENGAETYRVEDTMERICSATDIKSVNTFATPTGIFVSIQTKNREHYTTIKRVKTRTTNLSKVYQVNNISRQFVQGDITIGQALHSLEQLNIEPPPDKVFLTFVAGCSSGFFALLLGGSLWDGIIAAFCGALIQLAAIILLNKGISSFLVNLTGGSISAIVAVFFSGVLNLGNVDKIIIGSIMPLLPGLAITSAIRDTIYGDLVSGTTRIVEALLIAVSIASGVGIILRIWLLLQGGLYV; encoded by the coding sequence ATGATATATGAAATGGATGATAAAGATATTATCAGGCTGGTAATTTTAGCAGGACAAATTATGCTGGAAAATGGCGCAGAAACTTATAGGGTAGAAGATACCATGGAGCGTATTTGCAGTGCGACGGATATAAAAAGCGTTAATACTTTTGCAACTCCTACCGGAATTTTTGTTTCTATCCAAACCAAAAACCGTGAACACTATACCACCATTAAAAGAGTAAAAACCAGGACTACTAACTTATCTAAAGTTTATCAGGTTAATAACATTTCACGTCAATTTGTCCAGGGGGATATTACAATTGGCCAGGCATTACATTCTCTGGAACAACTAAATATTGAACCTCCCCCCGACAAAGTATTTTTAACTTTTGTTGCCGGGTGTTCTTCCGGTTTTTTTGCCTTGCTCCTTGGTGGTTCATTATGGGACGGCATCATTGCTGCTTTTTGTGGCGCCTTGATTCAACTGGCAGCCATTATATTGCTAAACAAGGGCATATCCTCTTTTTTAGTAAATTTGACAGGAGGTTCAATATCTGCCATTGTTGCTGTATTTTTTTCCGGAGTATTAAATTTAGGAAATGTTGATAAAATTATCATAGGATCCATAATGCCTTTATTACCCGGACTGGCTATAACTAGTGCTATTCGCGACACAATATATGGTGACCTCGTTTCCGGTACGACACGTATTGTAGAAGCACTTTTAATAGCTGTCTCCATAGCTTCGGGAGTTGGTATCATACTTAGAATATGGCTGTTGCTCCAAGGAGGCTTGTATGTATGA
- a CDS encoding threonine/serine exporter family protein, with translation MYDLIYEILFSYFATIFFAYIFNAPKKSIFITGLIGTSGWLVYIYFFNIHQAIVLGSFVGALVVGLLSEFFARQFKMPVTIFLTSGIIPLVPGAGLYYTMFELVQNNYAAAVSKGVETIFIAGSIAVAIAISSSLFKKKKKNIAAKSLWR, from the coding sequence ATGTATGATTTAATTTATGAGATATTATTCTCCTATTTTGCAACCATCTTTTTTGCATATATTTTTAATGCTCCTAAAAAATCAATATTTATAACAGGTTTAATTGGAACTAGCGGCTGGCTGGTATATATCTATTTTTTTAATATCCATCAGGCTATAGTACTTGGAAGTTTTGTCGGTGCTTTGGTAGTAGGGCTATTAAGTGAATTCTTCGCACGACAATTTAAAATGCCCGTAACCATCTTTCTGACATCCGGCATTATTCCTTTAGTACCAGGGGCAGGGCTATACTATACTATGTTTGAACTGGTCCAAAACAATTATGCTGCTGCTGTCAGTAAGGGAGTGGAAACTATCTTTATAGCCGGTTCTATTGCAGTAGCAATTGCCATCAGTTCCTCGCTTTTTAAAAAAAAGAAGAAAAACATAGCAGCTAAATCTTTATGGAGGTAA
- the nth gene encoding endonuclease III: MKKEFRDKIDKVLEIRKIFDQLYEDADCSLEYKDPLQLLIATQLAAQCTDARVNVVTKDLFQKYKNVYDFANADIAELEQDIKSTGFFRNKARNIINCCKMIIEEFGGKVPNNLEDLLKLPGVGRKTANLVLGDIFGIPGIVVDTHAKRLSNRIGLTKNTDPVKIEFDLMEIVPKDYWSKFCHQLVYHGRAVCDARRPKCAQCQISHLCDFVNKASDVVSNGS, translated from the coding sequence ATGAAAAAAGAATTTAGAGATAAAATAGATAAGGTGCTGGAAATACGAAAAATTTTTGATCAATTATATGAGGATGCCGACTGCTCCTTAGAGTATAAAGATCCGCTGCAATTACTGATTGCCACGCAGCTTGCAGCCCAGTGCACCGACGCAAGGGTTAACGTGGTAACCAAGGATCTTTTCCAAAAATATAAAAATGTTTATGATTTTGCAAATGCAGATATTGCTGAATTGGAACAGGATATTAAATCCACAGGTTTTTTCCGGAATAAGGCAAGGAATATCATCAATTGCTGTAAGATGATAATAGAAGAATTCGGCGGCAAAGTGCCAAACAATCTGGAAGATTTGTTAAAACTCCCCGGCGTGGGAAGAAAAACAGCCAATCTGGTTTTAGGAGATATTTTTGGTATACCCGGGATTGTAGTTGATACTCATGCTAAACGCCTGTCCAATCGTATAGGGCTTACCAAAAATACTGACCCTGTCAAGATTGAGTTTGACTTAATGGAAATAGTCCCTAAAGATTACTGGTCAAAATTTTGCCATCAGCTGGTTTATCACGGCAGAGCAGTCTGTGATGCACGAAGGCCAAAATGTGCCCAGTGCCAGATAAGTCATTTGTGTGATTTTGTAAATAAAGCATCCGATGTGGTTTCGAACGGTTCTTAA
- a CDS encoding Uma2 family endonuclease: MPLPSKNPEKKYTYEDYLNWPEEERWEIIDGIAYMQAAPSRIHQEILMELSKQIANYLTGKPCKVYPAPFCVRLPKGDEKSDKDIKNVVEPDITIVCDPSKLDEKGCNGAPDMIIEIMSPSSGKKDRVEKFNKYEKAGVREYWVVEPDEKLVSVFVLQENKRYGRPEMYTDEDKVQVSIFPDLIIDLKSAFLSK; the protein is encoded by the coding sequence ATGCCGTTACCATCAAAAAATCCAGAAAAAAAATATACTTATGAAGATTACTTGAATTGGCCGGAAGAAGAAAGATGGGAAATTATTGATGGAATAGCTTATATGCAGGCAGCTCCTTCGCGAATTCATCAGGAAATTCTTATGGAATTATCAAAACAGATAGCAAATTATTTAACAGGGAAACCCTGTAAAGTTTATCCTGCTCCTTTTTGCGTTAGACTGCCTAAAGGTGACGAAAAGAGCGACAAAGATATTAAAAACGTTGTAGAACCGGATATTACGATAGTATGTGATCCCTCAAAGCTTGATGAAAAAGGCTGCAATGGCGCTCCAGATATGATAATTGAAATCATGTCACCGTCATCGGGAAAAAAAGACCGGGTGGAAAAGTTCAATAAATATGAAAAGGCTGGAGTTAGAGAATATTGGGTAGTTGAGCCGGACGAAAAGCTGGTAAGCGTATTTGTTTTGCAGGAAAACAAGAGATATGGCAGGCCTGAAATGTATACTGACGAAGATAAGGTTCAGGTATCAATTTTTCCTGACCTTATTATTGATTTAAAATCAGCCTTCTTATCCAAGTAA
- the glgA gene encoding glycogen synthase GlgA → MEQKQSLKILVVSAEVVPFAKSGGLADVAGSLPQVLAAKGNDVRIVMPRYREITQEMHYITDFPVQMDWRRETCIIRRSQIGCNSKGETKEIPVYFVDSYHYFDREGMYCHLDDGERFAFFCKAVLHMLPKINFQPDVIHCNDWHTGPITFLLKHKFKTDPFYKNIATVFTIHNLQYQGNYSKDILKVFDIDESYFNPEQLEFYGRFSFIKTGILYADVINAVSETYAKEIQTPEFGELLDGVLRKRSKDLYGIVNGIGAEQFNPNSDPMIYKNYDVNHIELKKDNKHGLQKEAGLPLKDVPLIGLVHRLVEQKGLDLIIDVFDELMNFDVQFVVLGLGDLYYERMFKKLQEKYPDKVAAFFEFNEALAHKIYAGADIFLMPSRFEPCGLGQLISLKYGTIPIVRAVGGLVDTIQDFNLGTATGNGFVFEEYSPEAFFQAVKRCLSIYNDRKDLWDNLVKSALTSDYSWDKQAEKYIHLFRLATEKNKLKIFQESCKI, encoded by the coding sequence TTGGAACAGAAACAATCATTGAAAATATTAGTTGTATCCGCTGAGGTGGTACCCTTTGCCAAGTCTGGAGGATTGGCTGATGTAGCTGGCTCACTGCCTCAGGTTTTAGCTGCCAAAGGGAATGATGTAAGGATTGTCATGCCGCGATATAGAGAAATTACTCAAGAAATGCACTATATTACTGATTTTCCGGTCCAAATGGACTGGAGAAGAGAAACCTGCATTATCCGCAGGTCACAAATAGGGTGCAATTCAAAGGGAGAGACAAAGGAAATACCGGTATATTTTGTTGATAGCTACCATTATTTTGATAGAGAAGGAATGTACTGTCATTTGGATGACGGCGAAAGATTTGCCTTTTTTTGCAAGGCGGTTCTTCACATGCTTCCTAAGATAAACTTCCAACCGGATGTCATACATTGCAATGACTGGCATACGGGCCCCATTACTTTTTTATTAAAGCATAAATTTAAAACAGACCCCTTTTATAAAAACATAGCCACTGTTTTTACAATCCATAACCTGCAATACCAAGGGAATTATTCAAAGGATATTTTAAAAGTCTTTGACATAGATGAATCCTATTTTAACCCTGAGCAGCTTGAATTTTATGGCCGGTTCAGTTTTATAAAGACAGGAATACTATATGCTGATGTCATTAATGCGGTAAGTGAAACCTATGCCAAAGAAATACAGACTCCGGAATTTGGTGAGTTGTTGGATGGAGTGTTAAGAAAAAGGTCGAAGGACTTATATGGAATTGTTAACGGAATAGGTGCTGAACAATTTAATCCCAATAGCGATCCTATGATATATAAAAATTATGATGTAAATCATATAGAATTAAAAAAAGATAATAAACATGGATTACAAAAAGAAGCAGGTCTTCCGCTGAAAGATGTACCATTAATTGGGTTAGTCCATCGCTTGGTAGAGCAAAAAGGTTTGGATTTGATTATTGACGTTTTCGATGAGCTGATGAATTTTGATGTCCAGTTTGTAGTATTAGGCTTAGGAGATCTCTATTATGAACGGATGTTTAAAAAATTACAGGAAAAATATCCGGATAAGGTTGCAGCATTTTTTGAATTTAATGAGGCCCTTGCACACAAGATATACGCAGGAGCCGATATTTTCCTGATGCCATCCCGCTTTGAACCCTGCGGGCTGGGGCAGCTGATAAGCTTAAAGTATGGGACTATTCCTATCGTTAGAGCGGTAGGGGGATTAGTAGATACAATACAAGATTTTAACTTAGGAACTGCAACAGGAAATGGTTTTGTATTTGAGGAATATTCGCCTGAGGCATTTTTCCAAGCAGTAAAAAGATGCTTGTCAATTTACAATGATAGAAAGGATTTATGGGATAATCTTGTGAAATCGGCATTGACTTCTGATTATTCATGGGATAAGCAGGCAGAGAAATATATTCATTTATTCCGTTTGGCAACAGAAAAAAACAAATTGAAAATTTTTCAAGAATCGTGTAAAATCTAA
- a CDS encoding S1C family serine protease has protein sequence MDEFNNYQWNKDDFEKDMTRKGPIIFSHTQTYYTENYSQKKKKKRFPLNYITVAIISAIIGGLIFGATFAFMNPILNKDAISNAPKSALLPADDNNQNSSQRDTGKKDSGENNAATVAPKAVTQNNNRKELSVVDIAKKAGPAVVGIVNKVQTRGFIRETVEQGSGSGIIISADGYIITNNHVVDGASEVTVILSNGKKYDAKLIGKDPKTDLAVIKIDAKDLHYAELGDSSTLEVGELAVAIGNPLGQEFAGSVTVGVISALNRTIKIEGRQLTLIQTDAAINPGNSGGALVNSYGEVIGINTVKMAATGVEGLGFAIPINEAKPIIEQLIAHGYVKGRPLIGISGRDITSEIASMYNLPEGIYVIQVTPYSGAELAGIQPGDVITKFNGQPVKTMEELNALKEKFKAGDQIELEVNRQGEVKKFKVKLSEEK, from the coding sequence ATGGATGAATTCAACAATTATCAATGGAATAAAGATGATTTTGAAAAAGATATGACTCGTAAAGGTCCAATTATATTTAGCCATACACAAACTTATTATACTGAAAACTATTCACAAAAAAAGAAGAAAAAACGTTTTCCGTTAAATTACATTACTGTTGCAATCATTAGTGCGATAATCGGAGGCTTAATCTTTGGGGCGACTTTTGCATTTATGAATCCAATTTTAAACAAAGATGCTATCTCCAATGCTCCAAAATCAGCATTACTACCTGCTGATGACAATAATCAAAATAGCAGCCAGAGGGATACCGGCAAAAAAGACTCAGGGGAAAACAATGCAGCAACTGTGGCACCTAAAGCAGTTACTCAAAATAATAATAGAAAAGAACTATCGGTAGTAGATATTGCCAAAAAAGCAGGACCTGCAGTAGTAGGTATTGTGAATAAGGTTCAGACAAGAGGATTTATCCGTGAAACTGTTGAACAGGGCAGCGGTTCAGGAATTATCATTAGTGCCGACGGTTACATTATAACCAATAACCATGTAGTGGATGGAGCTAGTGAAGTAACAGTTATACTAAGTAACGGTAAAAAATATGATGCAAAATTGATTGGTAAAGATCCAAAGACTGACCTTGCAGTTATTAAGATTGATGCAAAAGATTTGCATTATGCTGAATTGGGGGATTCTTCCACTTTGGAAGTGGGTGAACTTGCCGTTGCCATTGGGAATCCGTTAGGTCAGGAATTTGCCGGTTCTGTTACTGTTGGAGTCATCAGCGCACTAAATAGGACTATAAAGATAGAAGGCAGACAGCTTACATTAATTCAGACCGATGCAGCAATTAATCCAGGTAATTCCGGTGGGGCACTTGTCAATTCCTATGGAGAGGTTATTGGAATCAATACAGTAAAAATGGCGGCCACCGGTGTTGAAGGATTAGGATTTGCCATCCCTATTAATGAAGCAAAACCTATTATTGAACAGCTTATCGCGCACGGATATGTGAAAGGGAGACCTTTAATCGGTATTAGCGGAAGAGATATAACTTCAGAAATTGCAAGTATGTATAATTTACCGGAAGGGATTTATGTAATCCAAGTTACCCCATACAGCGGAGCTGAACTTGCCGGCATCCAACCCGGTGATGTCATTACCAAGTTTAACGGGCAGCCTGTCAAAACCATGGAGGAGCTCAATGCATTAAAGGAAAAATTTAAAGCCGGCGACCAAATTGAGTTAGAAGTCAACCGCCAAGGTGAAGTTAAAAAGTTTAAAGTAAAACTTTCTGAAGAAAAATAA
- a CDS encoding HAMP domain-containing sensor histidine kinase gives MFKSIFSKLLSVYYLIILISFIILGTLLFSLLGDYVTSEREEVLRYTGEKINEITSVLIENNSPVVERLYRMNIESYGANTQSLIIVIDQTGEIFATSGYHYKSIEGQKLSKEQYGDVLLGKNIKKIGNFEGMFSQTVLTIGMPLKYNNEIVGGVFLNTPIPEINRVRYDVFKLFMISVSAAIFIAFILIFFLSKRISNPLKMINKAAKTIADGQFENRVLVTSKDEIGELAKTFNSMAESLQNLENMRRSFIANVSHELRTPMTTIQGFIEGIIDETIPQDKQNKYLTIVLDEIKRLSRLVNDLLDLAKMEAGEKQLDIREFDINELIRIAIIKFENRIMQKDIHINAHFEDEHCMVKADMDSIQRVVTNLLDNAIKFSDNKGVIDISVESKGNKVYVSIKDDGIGIDEQELKYIWDRFYKTDKSRSKDKTGTGLGLAIVKNIIHQHGQEIFVESKIEEYTKFTFTLQKA, from the coding sequence TTGTTTAAAAGTATATTTAGCAAGTTGCTGTCGGTGTATTATTTAATCATATTAATTTCTTTTATTATTCTTGGAACCTTGCTTTTCAGTCTGCTGGGAGACTATGTTACTTCTGAAAGGGAAGAAGTTTTAAGATATACAGGTGAAAAAATTAATGAAATAACATCTGTCTTAATTGAGAATAACAGCCCTGTCGTAGAAAGGTTATATAGGATGAATATAGAGTCTTACGGCGCAAATACGCAATCATTAATCATAGTGATTGACCAGACCGGTGAAATATTTGCCACATCCGGTTACCATTACAAATCTATAGAAGGGCAGAAGCTGAGCAAGGAACAATATGGGGATGTTTTGCTTGGAAAGAACATCAAAAAAATCGGGAATTTTGAAGGAATGTTCAGCCAGACGGTTTTAACCATTGGCATGCCGTTAAAATATAATAATGAAATTGTAGGAGGGGTTTTTTTAAACACCCCTATTCCTGAAATTAACAGAGTTCGGTATGATGTCTTTAAATTATTTATGATTTCTGTATCTGCAGCCATTTTTATCGCTTTCATTTTAATATTCTTTTTATCGAAAAGAATTTCAAACCCCTTAAAAATGATCAATAAGGCAGCAAAGACAATTGCAGATGGGCAGTTTGAAAACAGGGTTTTAGTTACTTCAAAAGACGAGATTGGAGAACTGGCAAAAACATTCAACAGCATGGCTGAATCACTGCAAAATTTGGAAAATATGAGAAGAAGTTTTATTGCAAATGTTTCTCATGAGCTTAGAACTCCTATGACAACCATTCAGGGATTTATAGAAGGAATTATAGATGAAACCATTCCGCAGGACAAGCAAAACAAATATTTAACCATCGTATTGGATGAGATAAAAAGACTATCAAGGCTGGTAAATGACCTTCTAGATCTGGCTAAAATGGAAGCAGGGGAAAAACAGCTTGACATCCGGGAATTTGATATCAATGAATTGATCAGGATAGCAATTATAAAGTTTGAAAATCGGATTATGCAGAAAGACATACACATCAATGCCCATTTTGAAGATGAACACTGTATGGTTAAAGCGGATATGGACAGCATTCAGAGGGTAGTTACCAACCTGCTTGATAATGCCATTAAATTCTCTGATAATAAGGGGGTAATTGATATCAGCGTGGAGAGCAAGGGGAATAAGGTGTATGTATCCATTAAAGATGACGGTATAGGAATTGATGAACAGGAACTTAAATATATCTGGGACCGGTTTTATAAAACTGATAAGTCCAGGAGCAAAGACAAGACGGGTACCGGATTAGGCCTTGCAATCGTGAAAAATATTATCCACCAGCACGGCCAGGAAATATTTGTCGAAAGCAAGATTGAAGAATACACCAAGTTTACCTTTACCCTTCAAAAAGCCTGA
- a CDS encoding response regulator transcription factor translates to MTNSIKILVVDDDYNICELIRLYLEKEGYEVIVAYNGSKALEIFKSEAPSLVILDIMLPGMDGWQVCREIRRISNIPIIMLTAKGETFDKVLGLELGADDYMVKPFETKELVARIKAVLRRYEHKPAEVKEVVFPNLVVNLSTYQLKVNGKEMEIPPKELELLYFLASHPNKVFTREQLLQEVWGFDYFGDSRTVDVHIKRLREKLDSEEQVWQLKTVWGVGYKFEVK, encoded by the coding sequence ATGACAAATTCCATAAAAATTCTTGTTGTCGATGATGATTACAATATTTGTGAATTGATACGGCTGTACTTAGAAAAAGAAGGCTATGAGGTAATCGTAGCATATAATGGCTCAAAGGCACTGGAGATTTTTAAATCGGAAGCACCATCGCTGGTGATTCTGGACATTATGCTGCCCGGCATGGACGGATGGCAGGTTTGCAGGGAGATACGGAGAATCAGCAATATACCCATCATTATGCTTACAGCCAAGGGAGAGACCTTTGACAAGGTTTTAGGGCTGGAACTGGGTGCCGATGACTACATGGTCAAGCCCTTTGAAACCAAGGAGTTGGTTGCAAGAATAAAAGCGGTTCTAAGAAGGTATGAGCATAAGCCTGCCGAAGTAAAGGAAGTCGTATTTCCCAATCTTGTTGTAAATCTTTCAACCTATCAATTGAAAGTGAACGGAAAAGAGATGGAAATTCCGCCCAAAGAACTTGAACTTTTGTACTTTCTTGCTTCCCATCCGAACAAGGTTTTCACGCGTGAACAGCTTTTGCAGGAAGTGTGGGGATTCGACTATTTTGGCGACTCTCGTACGGTAGATGTACATATAAAACGCTTAAGGGAAAAATTGGATAGCGAGGAACAGGTATGGCAGTTGAAGACTGTCTGGGGCGTAGGATATAAATTTGAGGTGAAATAA